A genomic region of Deinococcus sp. KSM4-11 contains the following coding sequences:
- a CDS encoding ABC transporter substrate-binding protein translates to MNKVILTLTALALLATTAQARTWDDIKKSGTIKIATEGAFPPFNLLKGKELTGFEVDLANQLAKDLGVKVEWITQPFDNLLIGLGQDRYDFVIASHGITPERQKAVDFANPHYCTGGAIVTKPGGPMTAAALKGKSVAVQVGTTYLENVSKVPGVGAVKTFPKDTDAQAALMAGRVDAWVGDKFTGIDLVKAQKGKLVQGALLFNERIGMAVKKGNSSLLTQLNTALAQSMKDGTYAKLSKSYFGEDVRCK, encoded by the coding sequence ATGAACAAAGTGATACTGACCCTGACCGCCCTCGCGCTGCTCGCCACGACCGCCCAGGCCCGCACCTGGGACGACATCAAGAAATCCGGCACCATCAAGATCGCCACCGAGGGCGCGTTCCCGCCCTTCAACCTGCTCAAGGGCAAGGAACTCACGGGCTTCGAAGTCGACCTTGCCAACCAGCTCGCCAAAGATCTGGGCGTGAAGGTCGAGTGGATCACGCAGCCCTTCGACAATTTGCTGATCGGCCTGGGCCAGGATCGCTACGATTTCGTGATCGCCAGCCACGGCATCACGCCCGAGCGACAGAAAGCTGTGGATTTCGCCAACCCGCACTACTGCACGGGCGGCGCCATCGTCACCAAGCCCGGCGGTCCCATGACGGCCGCCGCGCTAAAGGGCAAGTCGGTGGCCGTGCAGGTCGGCACCACGTACCTGGAGAACGTGAGCAAGGTGCCGGGCGTGGGCGCCGTCAAGACCTTCCCCAAGGACACGGATGCACAGGCCGCGCTGATGGCGGGCCGCGTGGACGCCTGGGTGGGCGACAAGTTCACCGGGATCGACCTCGTGAAGGCGCAGAAGGGCAAGCTGGTGCAGGGCGCGCTGCTGTTCAACGAGCGGATCGGCATGGCCGTCAAGAAGGGCAACAGCTCCCTGCTGACGCAGCTCAATACGGCCCTGGCCCAGAGCATGAAGGACGGTACCTACGCCAAGCTCAGCAAGAGCTACTTCGGCGAGGACGTGCGCTGCAAGTAA
- a CDS encoding phage holin family protein yields the protein MGFVIRLLVNALALYLLTRVYGGVSFAPGADVVSILIAALVMGIVNALIRPVLLLLSLPVNVLTLGLFTLVVNGVVLYLVAAVTALNVNGFGAAVIGALILTIISWVLDAIVGAAGLEGRDG from the coding sequence ATGGGATTTGTCATCAGACTCCTGGTCAATGCGCTGGCCCTGTACCTGCTCACGCGGGTGTACGGCGGCGTGAGCTTCGCCCCCGGCGCCGACGTGGTCAGCATCCTGATCGCGGCGCTGGTCATGGGGATCGTGAATGCGCTGATCCGGCCGGTGTTGCTGCTGCTGTCACTGCCCGTGAACGTGCTCACGCTGGGCCTGTTCACGCTGGTGGTGAACGGCGTGGTGCTGTACCTCGTGGCGGCGGTCACCGCCCTGAACGTGAACGGCTTCGGTGCGGCAGTCATCGGCGCGCTGATCCTCACCATCATCTCGTGGGTGCTGGACGCCATCGTGGGTGCGGCCGGGCTGGAGGGTCGGGACGGGTGA
- the panC gene encoding pantoate--beta-alanine ligase: MGYLHEGHATLIRQARRACDVVVLSIFVNPLQFGPKEDLAKYPRDLERDLHVAAEAGVDAVFYPEVGTMYPPGFDTRVVVSGVSEPLDGASRPGHFVGVATVVLKLLNLVRPDRVFLGEKDWQQLAVLRRMVTDLNVPVEVVGVPTVREPSGLAMSSRNSYLSAPQKQRAVVLVQALRAVQAAYAGGERRTSALRQAGLDVLAHEPDAEVEYLDVVGGDLRAPDSLVRDTAERNRVDNDPMTRVLVAARMYGVRLIDNLPLDVGTAPGGDA, translated from the coding sequence ATGGGCTACCTGCACGAGGGGCACGCGACCCTGATCCGACAGGCGCGCCGGGCATGCGACGTGGTGGTGCTGAGCATCTTCGTAAATCCGTTGCAGTTCGGGCCGAAGGAAGACCTCGCCAAGTACCCGCGTGACCTGGAACGGGACCTGCACGTGGCAGCTGAGGCTGGAGTGGACGCGGTGTTCTACCCGGAGGTCGGGACAATGTACCCGCCGGGCTTCGACACGCGGGTGGTGGTGTCCGGCGTGAGTGAGCCGCTGGATGGCGCCTCCCGGCCGGGGCATTTCGTGGGCGTGGCCACCGTGGTGCTGAAACTCCTGAATCTGGTGCGTCCGGACCGGGTGTTCCTGGGAGAGAAGGACTGGCAGCAGCTGGCGGTGCTGCGGCGCATGGTCACGGACTTGAACGTGCCGGTGGAAGTCGTGGGCGTGCCGACCGTGCGCGAGCCGTCCGGGCTGGCCATGAGCAGCCGCAACTCGTATCTGAGCGCCCCCCAGAAACAGCGTGCGGTGGTGCTGGTTCAGGCCCTGCGGGCCGTGCAGGCGGCGTACGCGGGCGGGGAGCGCCGGACGTCCGCCCTGCGCCAGGCGGGACTGGACGTGCTGGCGCACGAGCCCGACGCCGAGGTGGAGTACCTGGACGTGGTGGGCGGTGACCTGCGGGCCCCTGATTCCCTGGTCCGTGACACGGCGGAAAGGAACCGTGTGGACAATGATCCCATGACCCGCGTGCTCGTGGCCGCCCGCATGTACGGCGTGCGCCTGATCGACAACCTGCCCTTGGACGTGGGGACTGCCCCTGGAGGCGACGCATGA
- a CDS encoding type IV pilus twitching motility protein PilT produces the protein MTLDELLREMVTRRASDVHLQAGSPPMGRVDGQLVPFGSQALMPPDTLALAQALMPAEQWDDFEYRHELDLAYSVSGLGRFRCNVFRQRGAVGIVMRIVSDAIPGFESLGLPADLMRSLADSPRGLILVTGPTGSGKSTTLASLLDHINRTFAYNVITVEDPIEILHKNKKSIVVQREIGSDTRDFRSALKYAMRQDPDVIMIGEMRDKETVEAALSAAQTGHLVLSTLHTQDAVRSVNRIIDFFPPYERDQIRIHLSESLVGIISQRLLKRSDGVGRVLALEIMLNTPLVQDYIKDEEKTPLIKDALIEDNIRGMHTFDQHLVQLYRNHLITMDEALASATSPHELKLMVTRSGIAF, from the coding sequence ATGACCCTGGACGAACTGCTCCGCGAGATGGTGACCCGCCGCGCCTCGGACGTGCACCTCCAGGCGGGCAGTCCACCGATGGGCCGCGTGGATGGGCAGCTGGTGCCTTTCGGCTCGCAGGCGCTGATGCCGCCCGACACGCTGGCCCTGGCCCAGGCGTTGATGCCGGCCGAGCAGTGGGACGATTTCGAGTACCGGCACGAGCTGGACCTGGCGTACTCGGTCTCGGGGCTGGGCCGATTCCGTTGTAACGTGTTCCGCCAGCGCGGCGCGGTCGGGATCGTCATGCGGATCGTCTCGGACGCCATTCCGGGCTTCGAATCCCTGGGCCTTCCGGCCGACCTGATGCGCAGCCTCGCGGACTCGCCGCGCGGCCTGATCCTGGTGACCGGCCCGACCGGGAGCGGCAAGAGCACCACGCTGGCCTCCCTGCTCGACCACATCAACCGGACGTTCGCTTACAACGTGATCACGGTGGAAGACCCCATCGAGATCCTGCACAAGAACAAGAAGAGCATTGTGGTGCAGCGCGAGATCGGCAGCGACACCCGCGACTTTCGCTCGGCGCTGAAGTACGCCATGCGTCAGGATCCGGACGTGATCATGATCGGCGAGATGCGCGACAAGGAGACCGTCGAGGCCGCGCTCTCGGCCGCGCAGACCGGCCACCTCGTGCTCTCGACCCTGCACACGCAGGACGCCGTGAGAAGCGTCAACCGCATCATCGATTTCTTCCCGCCCTACGAGCGCGACCAGATCCGCATCCACCTGTCCGAATCGCTGGTCGGCATCATCAGCCAGCGGCTCCTGAAGCGCTCGGACGGTGTGGGGCGGGTGCTGGCGCTGGAGATCATGCTGAACACGCCCCTGGTGCAGGATTACATCAAGGACGAGGAGAAGACGCCGCTGATCAAGGACGCCCTGATCGAGGACAACATTCGTGGCATGCACACCTTCGACCAGCACCTCGTGCAGCTGTACCGCAACCACCTGATCACCATGGACGAGGCCCTCGCGTCGGCCACCAGCCCGCACGAACTGAAGCTCATGGTCACGCGCAGCGGCATCGCCTTCTGA
- a CDS encoding ABC transporter ATP-binding protein encodes MAEVILEHINKRYGTKHHAVKDFNLHIADRELMVFVGPSGCGKSTTLRMIAGLEDISDGILKIGDRVVNDVPPKDRDIAMVFQNYALYPHMNVYENMAFGLKLRKTPKEEIDRRVRDAAKILQIEHLLGRKPKELSGGQRQRVAMGRAIVREPKVFLMDEPLSNLDAKLRVEMRSQISQLHRRLGATIVYVTHDQVEAMTLGNRIVVMRDGVIMQVDTPMNLYDFPQNKFVAGFIGSPSMNFLTGRVQNGNVVVGDGQVAPMGRLGQSLKAYEGKDVVLGIRPEHVGLPGISDLPVGTNQLKGTVVVVEPLGAQTDLIINVAGQDMTVKVEGQALVQPGDHIDILLDQTRLHAFDPATELAIDRGTPAGTRGQADTPGLGYEYASTAVSAD; translated from the coding sequence ATGGCAGAAGTCATTCTGGAGCACATCAACAAGCGTTACGGCACCAAGCACCACGCGGTGAAGGACTTCAACCTTCACATTGCCGACCGGGAACTGATGGTGTTCGTCGGGCCGTCCGGCTGTGGCAAGTCCACCACCCTGCGCATGATCGCGGGCCTGGAGGACATCAGCGACGGCATCCTGAAGATCGGGGATCGCGTCGTGAACGACGTGCCGCCCAAAGACCGCGACATCGCCATGGTCTTCCAGAACTACGCGCTGTACCCGCACATGAACGTGTACGAGAACATGGCCTTCGGCCTGAAGCTCCGCAAGACCCCCAAGGAAGAGATCGACCGCCGCGTCCGTGACGCCGCGAAGATCCTCCAGATCGAGCACCTGCTGGGCCGCAAGCCCAAGGAGCTCTCCGGCGGGCAGCGCCAGCGCGTGGCCATGGGCCGCGCCATCGTGCGCGAACCGAAAGTGTTCCTGATGGACGAGCCGCTCTCGAACCTGGACGCCAAGCTGCGCGTCGAGATGCGCTCCCAGATCTCCCAGCTGCACCGCCGCCTGGGCGCCACGATCGTGTACGTGACGCACGACCAGGTGGAAGCCATGACGCTCGGCAACCGCATCGTCGTCATGCGCGACGGCGTGATCATGCAGGTCGACACGCCCATGAACCTCTACGATTTCCCGCAGAACAAATTCGTGGCCGGATTCATCGGCAGCCCCAGCATGAACTTCCTGACGGGCCGCGTGCAGAACGGCAACGTCGTGGTGGGTGACGGACAGGTCGCGCCGATGGGTCGCCTTGGCCAGAGCCTGAAGGCCTACGAGGGCAAGGACGTCGTCCTGGGCATCCGCCCCGAGCATGTCGGCCTGCCCGGCATTTCTGACCTGCCCGTCGGCACCAACCAGCTCAAAGGCACGGTCGTGGTGGTCGAGCCGCTCGGCGCGCAGACCGACCTGATCATCAACGTGGCCGGTCAGGATATGACCGTGAAGGTCGAAGGTCAGGCGCTCGTGCAGCCTGGCGACCACATCGACATCCTGCTCGACCAGACCCGCCTGCATGCCTTCGATCCGGCCACCGAGCTGGCCATCGACCGGGGCACGCCGGCCGGAACCCGTGGGCAGGCCGACACGCCCGGCCTGGGCTACGAGTACGCCAGCACCGCTGTCAGCGCGGACTGA